Within the Papaver somniferum cultivar HN1 unplaced genomic scaffold, ASM357369v1 unplaced-scaffold_132, whole genome shotgun sequence genome, the region GACAGACCTATTTGCCAGCGAGAATACCACAAATCCAAACTCCCCCCCTTGGGAAAGAAGTAATCCTGTCCTAATACTTTCTTGCCAAGTTAGTCCGAAACGGGGGCCAAGCGCTGTTATAATGAATGTCTTGATGGCGATCAGACCTGCCAAGAGCGAAAGTATATTTGGCCATTCTCGGATCAGAACCTGTATAACAGATAACCACGAAAGAACACATATTAATTTTAAATTCGGGAGGAGCTCATTTTATAGGAAGACACGCTACACATAATCTTTGTTTTCTAATGAAATCAACCATTAAAGCTTAAAGAGGAGTTGGAGGACATTTTTTCTTCTCCCACATCAGTAGCAGAAATGCACAATTTTATGCGCATGTGTATTATCTAACGAATTTTATTAACAATTTTCCACATTCGTCTACTTGAACAGTAGATCCTAATAAGTGGAAATCCTGAAACAAAGGGTCCGAGGCACCTAGTTAACCCAAAGTCCGAAGATGTCAAAAGTGAAATACGTCATCCTTCAGTATACCAAAGATAATGCAGAGGCATGGTGTTAAAATTTAAAAGTTTGTGGTGGTTTTCATTCGACTCCGCTATAGCTGCTGCATAGTTCTTAATATTAGCGTGTATAGGAAAAATGGACAATTCACTACACATATGGATAGGATAGTTCGATATACGCCAATGTTCTCTTTTATGATTCACACTTCTTCACATTTTAATAGCTAAATTTGTAACAAAGATATAAACAAAAATGCACGAGAACAAGAAATGAGGTCTTGTACGCATAACAACATGCATATGGAGTTGTATAATACCTGTGTGTCAATGGACGTCCCTGTTGTCACAAAAAACAACCCAAGAAGTAACCCTCTAAAAGGTCTTATATCAGCTTCAATCTGCGTCCTAAAATTAGTCTCTGCTAGAAGAGCCCCAGCCAAAAAGGCTCCTAGCTGTACAGTGAAAACCAGTTCTAAGTTATTTCCACATGTAAACATGTTTATCCTATATTCCCTTCCAGATGAACATATTGCTAACCGTGTCACTGAAGCCCAACTTTTGGGTAAGAAGTGAAGTCCCAGCCACTGTAAGCAAACAGAGAGCAACAAAAGCTTCTGAGCTCCTTGTTTCTGCAACCACCTGTGATAAAAAAGGTGACCTGAATATCTCGTATGAAGAGTCTTGACCAACGTTTATGTGTGCAGCTAACTAAGTAAGGTGTACGAACTTCAAATATACGCCGGAGAACTAATTTCCCTCCAAGAGAAAGCAAACCAAGTCCCAGTAAAGCCTTCAAGCTTTCAGCAGCAAGCTGCGGCAAAATGCTTTCCCCTACCAGATTCTACATATACCAAAAAATAACATCAGAGTGTGTGGTTTAACTAACGAATATGAAGAGAAAGCAAGGAGTACCATAGAGCAAAAAGGTATTCAGTTCTTTATCAAATAATAACAAAGAAGTAATAGCTTAGTGTACATAGATTTTGTTCTGCAAAATGTTTATGTTGAGGGTTGGTGGTGACTTCCGGGAAAAAGAAACGGTTTGATGGTCACACCTGAAAAATGAAGCGAGACTCCTATTCTGGTCACCAAATATATTGGATAAGAATACAGTGCATTTGTTTGCTGAGGTTTCATAACCAACTAGAAGCTGTAGAAGAACGTGTTTGGATGATAATGCTGCTCTAGATGAACGGCAAGTCTAGGAAGCGGAATCATGAACGATGGTGAAGTGGATTTGAGGAACTAGTAATCTCAATTAGATGACTAAGCTCACTTAGTAATTGCGAACTAATGTGGTCAAAGTTCAACTGCTACTAAACAAGACTATCTCATGAAATAACCAATATTACAAATAAGAGAACAAAAGAGGAATAAGTGAAATGGAGTTCTAAACGGCATGATATGCTCATGATCATATACACTGAATATCTCTATCTATCTTCACCAATAGTTCAGTTAGGTTACATTACTAGCACgtagtttgcatacctgagtcTCTAGCACCGGAAGGATGACTAAGAGAGGAACAACAGCTATATCCTGCAAATATCAACAAGTTGGTTGGCAAACAGTCATTGACTTGTTGTTTTATAATTCAGCACTTTGCATCATCCATAACCAATCTAGAAATATAATAGTAACAAACAAGAATGAATGTATTTATTTTGGCAAGAACCTGCAGCAAAAGTATTCCCAGAGTTGCTGAGCCAAATCTTGTTGGGAGCTCACCTCTTTCTGCAAGAAGCTATAAAGTGAATACAGTAAGATATCTATACAAGAGATACAGCTAATCTTGCTAGCATTATTACTATCTCTGCAATATAAGTGAATGAAAGGATATCTATGTTCATATGGATGGACAACTTTGGATCAAAATAATCATGATCAAGGAATATGTCGTGAGCTTCTGACTGAAGCAGAAGGTTGAAGATGCATACAGTACTTTGGATCTACCGGCATCTATTGTAATCTCATTTTTGTCAGTTGGTATTTCTGCTTCTTCCACGGTGATGCATAAAGAGAAATAAGAATAAACATTAAGACATTCATCCCGTCCCAGCGAAAAATTGATAGCGCTCATTCTTTCATATACCGAAAATCATTGCCAACGGGCTAAGTTAAACTGAGAATTAATTGCTCTACAAAGTCAATCTCACTGGCTGAATCTATATACCTGAAGCACGAAAGCGGAAGACGACAATGAGAGAGCAGCCCCAATCACTATAGCTTCATCGATTGTTCTGATATTGACCTGTATTTTTTACAAACCATGGTAAGTGAAAAAATATGTGTGATAGTTCGTCAGTTGTCACAACTATCAAAAAAGAAATTTTAAGGTGCAACACCTTAATGCAGTAGCATGCACGACCTTCTGTCTAAGACAACTAACTAAGCACATATGATGATGCCTGTCCTCGAGAAGTATCAAACATTCGACATCAGTAGCAGAAAACAAAAAAAGATCCCGTACCTGGTTAAATGGTTTGGAGGTTTGATGTCAAGGTGGGTATCTAGTATCTATTATTCACGTTTCTATAAAACCCACAACTTTCACATGACAACTCATATTTATACATATTAAAAATACACACACACAAAATGGACACTCTGATGTAGGTGTATGTCTATCCCTTATTGCCTGAACTCAGCAGATTATATCACACATTCATTACAATTTTCCTCTTCCAACCGTTCAAGACTACCAACCTACAAAACTTTTAACTAGTCCGGAGATACTTTATAGAACTGCTTGCTTCTTGCTGTTATCTTGTTCAATGATCCCAGTTCTATGAGGCTTTACAAATTGGGAAATACCATTCTAAAGAGGATAGTTCTATCTTACCAGATCCGATCTCGAGTGGAATAGAAACTGCAAAATTTGGGTTCCAATAGCCCCATTTGGTGGAAGTTCAAATGATGTAAAAGCAAGGGTAGACAGGACAACCTTcacatgaaaagtaaaaaaaaaaaaagagataagagAATGCTTTAAGTTAAGAAACTTATAAAAATGATGGAAGAAGGTATTAGCTTATTTCTACACACACACACCAAAGCTCTCAAAGGCGAAAATTCGTAaacaaattgtgaacacataaatcaagGTAACCTTTTCAGAAAACCAACAACAAGTTAATCTAACCAATCTTCAAGCAGCATTCTCAGTATTTCTGATCTAGATGAGCTAAAGTGAAACAGGCCTAACGTATGCAAGGCCAGTAGTATTAACTTGTGCATAATTCTAGTCCACACTACATTTAGTAGTTAAGATATGATATACCTGTGACAATCCCATCCCAAAGGCAAATTTCGCAAGGGCTTTTAACCTTGCAAACGAAAGCTCCAAACCCATCTCAAATAGCTGAAAAGAACGTCATAACATAATTCACATGCTTCATAAtaggatttgataatatgaagaaTATTATGGAGATAATCCCATTTTGAGGAGGTTTAGTTTTCGAAAAGAAGAGATGCACAAAAGATAAAACCATGTAAGAGTAAAAACTGTAAAAGAACTTTAACTCACCAGGAAAAGAATTCCCCATTCTGAAAGAACCTTGACATCTGTGAGGTTTCTAATCAAACCAAACTGATTCAACACAACTCCAGCAAAAAAGAAACCAAGAATCTGCAAATTAAAAATAGTGATATACTGAGGGATGTGCAATTATAAACAGAAATTACAACTTCAAACCATGATAATTTGAAATTGTGATGGATGATTTAAAGGGCCGAAACGCCGTATACGTGTAACCGAATTTTTTGCGACCAGAAGCGAAGATTGGGTAATATTGTGTGGATTATATTCATGATGATGGATCATGCACATGAACAAACCATGTAAGACAATTCAAGAGCACATACCAGTGTGAAGTGTCTGCTCATAGAtacaagaaaaacacaaagaaaatttTTGGAAAGGTTAAAGCTGGCTTACGGGGCTAGATTTAATGAGCTTGAATGCAGGAACAATCAGAACAGTCACGCCCAGGAACGTTAAAGTGTCGAATCCTAAATCATTAATGACATCAACAGCACTGGCGACATCATATTGAGCACATATCTTGAATTTTCCTTTCTGGACCTTTTTAAGGCGTCGGCAACTATTACTACCTCTCCTTCCAAAAACATATGGAGTTAAAAATGCTATGCCCCCAGAGCTACTCCCCGGGATAAATGAGGAATGATTCTTTCTGAGGTTTATTTTGTATGACAGATGACCGACTTGCTGGTTATAAGAAGATTGGACATAAAAGGAATGCCTGCTCGAACTTGAAAAGGCCTTAGGGTATTTCCTCGTCAAGCTAATTTGATCCATGGTGGCGTGCCCCTGCAAGATATAGCCATAAATCAGCATTTGTAAGAACAGATATGTCCCAAAGCACGGGGAATAACATGGAAAACAATATAATATCAAATTTATTGTGGGAGAAAGTAAATCCGTATGTATGCACAGGTTACATAAGAATAAAGCTACCATGAAGTAGTACTATCTGCCTCCTTCACTTACATTGTCAATACCAAATACATTAATAAGCTAATAGGCATTTTTGCTGCTTGCAAAGTTCGTCTCCATCCAACTCAAAGCCAATTGGCTCTTGAGTGAATTGCCCCCACTATTACTATAAGCAGCATAGGCTCTCAATGTCATCATGTCGAATTTTCTATTCTCAACTCTGATTGTACAATATTGAGATGTAACACCGACTAAGAGAAGCCAACAAAATTTAAGCCGGGTTGGTAAATCTCAAGAATTATTAGAGTGCAAAGGCAGGTTAGGAGCTGGAAATATCTAGCCTTGGGAAATCGGTTCTCTCAATAGTTCTTATTCGGTTAAGACTGAGTATAAATAGGGAAATGTCCTCATTTGTTATCACTCAAGCATCAAGTAGAGTTGACTCCTCCTCAAGTAAGAGTGAGATACAAGAGCTCTCCTCACCCTGGGTTGTGTAAGAGAAAGTGGTGGTGTGGGAGAGTGGAACGCATGAGTGTTTAGTGAGCAAGTGTGTCTGGAGCTTAAGTATGGAATAGAAATTTTGCAATGAGTTAAATAAACTGTTGCCGTGTCGAAATTCTGCCCTAATCTCTACTCATTGTCAAGAGTTGTTAGCTAAGCTTCCACAAATCAGACTCTGCATACAACAACTTAATCTATGATTCCCTGTACCACATTTGACATATCTACACTAGACTGAGATTTGttcaaaacaccaaaatacagtAAAGAAGTATTGTTCAACCCCTCCACAAACATTACCTGAGCTAATCTAAGTATTCAAGAAGTGAACTTAAAACTATAGAAAACCAATGATCCATTTCAAAGAAGTTAAAAATTTACCTCAAGAAATTGTGGAGAAGCCAATGAAGCTGCCATAGCTCCAAGCACTATGTTGTAGCCAAATCCTCAAATGGACTGAATATAATCACTGATTGGAAACAACTACTTCAGAATCGAATTGTTTATTACTGAAGCTACAATATTTCATTTTCTAAGGAAAAATGAAGAGCATTTGTTCCTTGTTTGAATACCCTAAAACAAAAAGAGGATGAAATTGGTAGAAATTGTAATATGTATGTTCAATTTTGTATGGGTGGAAGAGAAGGGAGAGAGTAGACCacatgtttttagtgttgtttgaGAGAAACGTTAAGACTTGGGAAGCTTGCGTGGAGAAAATTCGAACagactttattttgtttttttttccagagaaaaCTGTATTGTGTTTAACGTCCAATGAAAATAGGCGCCTGTTATTCTTCTTTTGTGGATAATGTGATAGCGACCatgttattaaaaatttaaatgcttcgaaaacaaaaattaaaaatttaaagaggcAGTATCGCTCACTTTTATTCAcacttattcttttttttttttgaaaatagaaATATATTACTGAAACAGAGTTGACTAAACATTTGATTCATTCTCATTAAGAGCGAGCTCAAATAGAGTTGTCCTGCTGATGATTGAATATGTAAGATTAGTCTCCTCTTGAACTGATACAAGGTTTGTACTTATATTACAAGAATCGTAAGCTTTAACAGTGTCAAAAGCAATTGTTGGAATTAGAAATAAGGGAGTTTGGTCAAACCAAGAAGTTGCAGTGGTACTTATTCTTCCTTTCTTTGCCAACTGGCCTGTCACTTTGTTTGCTCGTCTGTCTACGTACTGGAAACCCAAAAAAGAGATCATTTGTTCTACTAGATTCTTAACTTCATCTAGAATTGCAATGCTTTGCCATTGGATAGTTGATTCCTTCCCCTGTAAATACCTAATTGTCGCCATGTTATCTCCTTCTATGACTAGATGTTGTATGTTATGTAGTTTGGCCCACTTAGCTGCTTGAAGAAGAGCTAGAGCTTCTGCTTCTTCAGCAGTGGAAGTCCTGAAGATGCCTGATTCTGCTCCTTTGAAGGTTCTTGTCCAATTACGAAGAACAAAACCAAAACCTGCATTAGTTTTTTCAGATAACGAAGAAGCATCACAATTTAGTTTGAAAGTATTTTTGATTGGGAAGGTCCAATGTGGTATTGCTTTGATAGTTTTATCTTGTGTTTGATTCAAACTATTTAAAGTCATTGGATACCAGTACTCATAGTGTTTTGATATATCTAGTGCTAACTGAATTGGTGttctagatttatcttcaaatatcCGAAGACACctttctttccaaataaaccagcaCTTGGTTGCAGCTAGTGTCATTGAGATGAAATTAAAATCTCCTGCTCACCATTCATTATATTTATGCAAGAAAGAAGTATTAATAGAAGTTGAGTTGTGAGGTACTCCCTGAACTGCCATTGGTTGTAGATTCCACACAGCTTTAACATAGTCACATTCAAAGAACATATGAAAAGTAGATTCCACAACAGTCTTACAAAAAACACATTTGTCGTCCACTGATTTTAAGTTCTGTTTTAGTAGGTAATGCATTTTACAGGCATTTCCAAATAAACAGTTTGATTCTCTGCGAAGTATCCATGCTCCATAATCCTTTCCAAAACTTTTTTGTTTTGTCAGGGATGGTGCTAGATGGATTCAGTAACTTTGCATATAAAGATTTAACAGAAAATTCACCGTTTCTAGTAAGTAACTATCTCAATTTATCCTTTTACAGTTTTCCATCCCTTTGTGTGTATAATCTTATGTTCATTATTTCACTGACCAAAAATCTATCAAAAGTTGAAAGTAACAAAGACTCATTCCACTTCTTTGTGTTATGATTTATCAAATCAGCCACACGTGTTATATTAGAGTTTCTAGGGACAAAACTAGCTAGAGTTTGTTCCCTATTTGGTAATCATTTATCATCCCATACATTTATAAAGAATCCATTTCCTACCTCCCAAACACTATACTTTTTTATATGCTGAATACCTTGTGAAATGCAATTCTAAATCCAAGAAGTTGTTGATTCTTTTTGGGTTGAAGAGCTCATGTTTTTTTAAAgtattttccttttaatatttgaGCCCATAAATCATCAGGACTACTCACAAATATCCAGGCTATCCTGCTAATCATAGCTTGGTTCACTTTGTTAGCCTTTAAAACTTAACCTCCCTTGGTCAATTGGTTTACATAAGAAATCAAAAGATTTTATGTAAATACCTTTAGAGTTAGTAtgttttccccaccaaaaatctctctgaATATCATTTATTCTTCTGGTAATTTTTTTAGACAAAACAAAACAGCCCATGCTAAAAATTGGCATGCTAGAAAGAACAAATTTATTTTGAACAATCTTACTTGATTGGGATAAGATTTTTGCTAACCAGTTCTTAACTCTCTATTACATTTTTTCTATAACGCTATCAAAGGACTTAAGTTTTGATTTATCTATGAATAAATGTACTCCTAAATGGGtgtttctgatatattttttttaatacctTGGTGTTTATTATGAACGTTTTTACTAAAAAACAGACCAGATTTTGCAAAATTTATTACTTGCCCAGAGGCTTTACTAAAAGGATTAATGGCTTCTAGAAGATTTTTACAGCTAAGAATAAATGAGACGTAGGTGTTGATTTTGGGGTGAGTTTGATACCTATTACCGGTTTCACTGATTCCAAATGACACAGGAGTATAGAAAGAATCTCCATACACAGGATAAATAAATAGGGAGATAAAGGATCCCCCTAGTTGGTTTAAACTCCTTATGGGGGTTCCCATTTAGTAAAACAGATATGGAGGAACTTGAGATACATTGATAAATCAGTTCACTCCAATGGCTGGAGAAACCAAAGGCCTTTAGATTTTTTATCAAGAAGTGCCAATTAACTCTATCAAATGCCTTAGACATGTCAATTTTTGCTCATatgtttattgttttctttttacttttcttcATTGAATGGACAATCTCATGAGCAACAATAATGTTGTCTGAGATTTGTCTAGAAGAGAGGAAGGCATACCGGGGGGAGAAATGATGTTTTCTAAAGATTTTTTGAACCTGTTAGCCATTAATTTAGCTATGACTTTGTAAGGAGTGTTACAAAGTCCAATTGGCCTAAAATTTGCAGGAGATTTGGGATTTTTAATCTTTGGAATTAAAAACAAGAAAGTCTTATTTGGATCCACATGTTGttgtttatttttgaaaaaatcttGTACTACTGCTATCAATTGTGTTCCTACAGTTTCCCATTTATGTTTGAAGAAGCTCACTGGGAAGCCACTGGACCAGGTGATTTGTTAGACTTAAGATTTTCACTGAATTCCAAATTTCTTCTAAAGTTGGGATAGCAGTTAAAGCTAGATTTTCTTCCAAAAAGATGCAGGGCTTAATATGTTTAAAAATTCCATCCTCTGTGTTAACGAAGTTTTCAGAAAAAAGATCAGAATAATAAGATGTGAGGACATCTTTAATTTCATGTCTAGAAGTAACCACTTTATCATCTCTATCCTGAATGCAATCTATAttgttcctttttcttctttttaaagttgtggcatgaattttttttttgtttctttctcctAAGGAAATTGTATTGTTCCTAGATTGTTGTTTAGCTATTTCTTCTTCAGTGTCGTACAAAGCCTCTAATTCCAAACCTTTTTTGTTTATTAGCTCACTAATACTCCCCTGAGATGTTTTAGCTAAGAGATTCTCAATTTGTTTGATTAGATGTTTAATTCTTTTatttggttttccaaaaatatttttttccaaaaattcaaattttctcCCAAGATATTTATATTTTGGATTAGATTCAAAGCCGGAGAATCAGAAAAACATTTTGTCATACTTTGTCGCTAGCCTGTACCTTATTCTGTCTGGTGGCCCTCATCCATTCCGGCGTGTGCCTCAACAGTTACCATCCGTTAGTTATCAACGGCTACCTGAAGATTCTGTTAGTTATCAAGTTAGTCTCCACGCGTCGCGCGTGTGTTGGTTGTTCTAGATCCAATAATGTATTTAAATGGTCTTCCCTGAGCTTGTAAGAACTAATGAGAATTTGATAAATAATATATGAGGCTGGTTCTTTGAATCAGAGTTACTTTTCTGTATCGATTGATGATCTAATTGTACTAAGACTAGTACAATTGGCATCAGATCCGTTCTGATCTTACGATGGGCGTTCCGATTGTGCGTGAATTATCTGAAACCACTACTGAGAAATTTTCTGCCATTGAAGACAAATTGGCGAGACTCAACCAACGTCTGGAGGAAAATTATGTTCATATCAAGGATAAGTTTGAAGCTAATGATCTTCTAATCTCTCAGGTAAATTATCAACTATCTGAACTATTACTTCTAGTGAAACATTAGACTCATGTGTCTCCCAATGGTGGTGAATCTAATAGAGCTTCTGGATCTAATGGTCATCATGGTGAAATTCATTTTGGGTCATTAATTTCTCACTGAGACAACCATAACTCTTATTGTCTGCCAAATCTCGACTTCCCTCACTTTGATGGTGAAAATCCAAGAGGATAGATTCAAAAATGTGAGCGTTACTTTCAGATCCATAAAATTGATGATGGACGACGAGTAAGTATAGCTTCTCTTCATCTTGATGGTCCAGCAGATCAGTGATTCTTAAATTTTCAGATAGGTAAATTTGCTATTACTTGGAACGACTTGTGTGTTGGTATCTGTACtcgttttgaaaacccatttaatGATAATTATGTTGGAGCTTTCAACAAACTGATGCAGATTATTTCTGTGGAAGATTACTTTGAACAATTCGAAAATCTTAAGGCCCTTATACTAAGCAAGAACCAATATCTTACAGAGGATTATTTTATACTAAGTTTCATTAGTGGCTTGAAAGAGGAAATCTGTGGTTCTGTTTTAATGTTTCATCCACAATCTCTCATGGAGGCTTTTTCATTAGCTCGTGTAGAGGAACAGAAGTACTCTCTTTATCGCAAAACCACTAAGACATTTTCAAAACCTATCACTGATTCTTTTTCTAACAACATAGTTTTTTCTCATACTCAATTTCCTCCCAAACCAATTTTCACCACTCCCAGTACACCTAAATCCCCAACATCCACCTTCAAACCTTCTCTTCCTACTCATACTTCCAATACTTCCACAAATTCTTCCACTCTACCACCCATTAAAAGATTAACTCAAGAGCAAATGCAAGCTAGAAGGGCTAAAGGCTTGTGTTACAATTGTGATGTTTGTCAGATAAACAAAAATTCTCACTCCTTTCCAGCAGGATTGTTACAGCTATTACCAATACCTGAGCAAGCCTGGCAGCACATTTCAATGGATTTTATTGAAGGGCTTCCCTTAAGGGAGAGAAAAGATGTTATCTTAGTGGTGGTGGATAGGCTGACAAAGTACAATCATTTCATAGGTCTCTCTCATCCTTACACTGTTGCCTCTGTTGCTAAGGTATTCTTGAATAACATCTTCAAGTTACATGGACTGCCAGTTTCCATTGTCTCTGACAGGGATAGAGTATTCACCAGCAATTTTTTGCAAGATTTATTCACCACATTGGGTACCAGCCTCAATCTGAGCACTTCTTATCATCCTCAAATTGATGGGCAGAATGAAAGGGTGAATTCTTGCTTGGAAACCTATCTCAGATGCATGACTAGTCAGTAGCCAGAGAAGTGGCACTACTGGTTGTCCTTAGCGGAATGGTGCTACAATACAAGTTACCACACCAGCTTACAAATGTCACCCTTCAAAGCCTTGTATGGTTATACCCCTCCTCATTTGGCTTTCCTTCTACCATCACTACTTCAGTTGCTGCTGTGGAGACATATTTGAAGCAGAGAGATGCCGTCTTGGATACCCTTAAAGAAAATTTAGCAAATGCCCAAGAAAGGATGAAACTCTATGCTGACAAGAAAAGGGTTGATAGACAGTTTGAAATTGGAGACTTGGTGTATTTGAAACTTCAACCCTACAGACAGGTCTCCATTGCCTTGAGAAAAAAATTTAAACTCTCTGCCAAGTATTATAGTCCCTTCAAGGTTTTGCAGAGGATTGGTCAGGTAGCTTACAAAATTGATCTCCCTCCTGAAGCTAGGATTCATCATGTTTTCCATGTGTCTCAATTGAAGCTGAAGATTAGTCAGTCTGCAGTACCTTCTCCAACTCTTCCTGTGGTGGACCATGAAGGTCAGGTGGTGGTGGTTCCACATTCTCAGTTGGACTCCAGAGTTATCACCAGAAATGGTTATGAAGTTCAACAACTGCTCATTCATTGGACCAACTCCTCTCCAGAAAATGCTACTTGGGAAGATCTCTATGTGATTAGAGCTCATTTTCCAGAttttttatccttgaggacaaggatgtcttAAAGGGGGAGGTAATGTCATACTCTCTGGATAGACTATACCTTATTTTGTCTAGTGGCCCTCATCCATTCCGGCGTGTGCCTCAACAGTTACTACTCGTTAGTTATCAATGGCTACCTGAAGATTTTGTTAGTTATCTAGTTAGTCGTCTTCTCTACGCGTCGCGTGTGTGTTGGTTATTCTAGATCCAATAATGTATTTAATTGGTCTTCCCTGAGCTTGTAAGAACTAATGAgaatttgataaataatatctgAGGCTGGTTCTTTGAATCAGAGTTACTTTTCTGTATCGATTGATGATCTAATTGTACTAAGACTAGTACACATTTCCAGTATTGTTTTATAACCTCTATACAAGAAGCTTCTTTTAGCCAGGTGTCATAGAACTTAAAAGTTGGAACTAAATTTAAACTACCATAGAAGAGATTAAGATAGATAGAACTAT harbors:
- the LOC113333346 gene encoding K(+) efflux antiporter 3, chloroplastic-like; the protein is MAASLASPQFLEGHATMDQISLTRKYPKAFSSSSRHSFYVQSSYNQQVGHLSYKINLRKNHSSFIPGSSSGGIAFLTPYVFGRRGSNSCRRLKKVQKGKFKICAQYDVASAVDVINDLGFDTLTFLGVTVLIVPAFKLIKSSPILGFFFAGVVLNQFGLIRNLTDVKVLSEWGILFLLFEMGLELSFARLKALAKFAFGMGLSQVVLSTLAFTSFELPPNGAIGTQILQFLFHSRSDLVNIRTIDEAIVIGAALSLSSSAFVLQLLAERGELPTRFGSATLGILLLQDIAVVPLLVILPVLETQNLVGESILPQLAAESLKALLGLGLLSLGGKLVLRRIFEVVAETRSSEAFVALCLLTVAGTSLLTQKLGFSDTLGAFLAGALLAETNFRTQIEADIRPFRGLLLGLFFVTTGTSIDTQVLIREWPNILSLLAGLIAIKTFIITALGPRFGLTWQESIRTGLLLSQGGEFGFVVFSLANRLGVLPLELNKLLIIVVVLSMALTPLLNDLGRKASDFLDEKLDAKDKVAEVDFNVTEPVVILGFGQMGQVLANFLSTPLASEMYGDLVGWPYVAFDIDPRVVKNQRKMGFPILYGDGSRPAVLQSAGISTPKAVMVMYTGKQKTVDSVQRIRLAFPAIPIYARAQDSAHLIELKKAGATDAILENAETSLQLGSKLLKGLGIMSDDVNFLSNIVRDSMELQAQDNLSRDVDREFGVMKPIQVRVTDLMGSRTTNSSIPLKKGMQKQQNQEQTETEPPYISDEPSDIRAMSGLNYPKSITDVSEDVEDGKGVTYCELDVDDGASNKDKEENKIPTTIDRS
- the LOC113332934 gene encoding uncharacterized protein LOC113332934; translation: MTLAATKCWFIWKERCLRIFEDKSRTPIQLALDISKHYEYWYPMTLNSLNQTQDKTIKAIPHWTFPIKNTFKLNCDASSLSEKTNAGFGFVLRNWTRTFKGAESGIFRTSTAEEAEALALLQAAKWAKLHNIQHLVIEGDNMATIRYLQGKESTIQWQSIAILDEVKNLVEQMISFLGFQYVDRRANKVTGQLAKKGRISTTATSWFDQTPLFLIPTIAFDTVKAYDSCNISTNLVSVQEETNLTYSIISRTTLFELALNENESNV